The following coding sequences are from one Saprospiraceae bacterium window:
- a CDS encoding Ig-like domain-containing protein: protein MFRIFGWLCFAGVFALSCANIKQLPGGQADIIAPKIDTAKCKNLFATNFSGKEPIVVHFDEWFRFLNPTKNIIVSPPTKLPIQYKLKGKRLLISFDKNEVLEPQTTYSINLGEAVRDITAQNIARNINVVFSTGPSIDSGEIRGKVFDAQTNKFLAKIPVTLYKNQEDSAFTKTKPFYVTYTDTAGSFHFKYLKDTVYKLYAIQDKNQNYFYDQKIESIGYYEGNARPFQSGTEYIIFLSQEKLPLKIKNKVIKPGLLAFAFTQDIEKEKTKISPEDKFVKTIYYEDSILYYYNSAEEFNAYFELEAIKDTVKLNKYTEPDSVQMEKLVLVKEAISQIDSAQIQSPSPIFSLDESKIRSTPEIKFLAKINLRNPQIIDIVYQETKPIYFTIILDSMAVRMQGNRTNRTDTFHLKTKVDESLSRLELILDSLQTRQQYILNFSYKDKPVLQKIFVAENTMETFRFTHLDPLVYEVKLIVDRNQNGKWDPIDFKQKQQAERIFGWKLKELRADWDQKMILNVGE from the coding sequence ATGTTCAGGATTTTCGGTTGGCTATGTTTTGCAGGAGTATTTGCGCTCTCTTGTGCAAATATCAAACAATTGCCAGGTGGACAAGCTGACATTATAGCGCCTAAAATTGACACTGCAAAATGCAAAAACTTATTTGCTACCAATTTTTCAGGTAAAGAGCCTATAGTCGTACATTTTGATGAGTGGTTCCGGTTTTTAAATCCGACAAAAAATATCATCGTTTCTCCGCCGACTAAATTGCCAATTCAATATAAATTGAAAGGAAAAAGGCTTTTAATTTCTTTCGATAAAAATGAGGTACTCGAACCACAAACGACCTACTCCATAAACTTAGGAGAAGCCGTTCGCGATATTACTGCTCAAAATATTGCCCGCAATATTAATGTTGTATTTTCTACAGGGCCATCGATTGATTCCGGCGAGATCAGAGGTAAAGTATTTGATGCTCAAACCAACAAATTTCTTGCTAAAATTCCGGTAACGCTATATAAAAATCAGGAGGACAGTGCATTTACAAAAACGAAACCATTTTATGTCACGTATACTGATACAGCAGGAAGTTTTCATTTTAAATATTTGAAAGACACGGTCTATAAGTTGTACGCAATACAAGACAAAAATCAAAATTATTTTTATGACCAAAAAATTGAGTCGATAGGATATTATGAGGGAAATGCAAGACCATTTCAATCAGGAACAGAATATATTATTTTTCTCTCTCAAGAAAAGTTGCCTTTGAAAATAAAAAATAAAGTGATAAAACCAGGGTTGCTTGCTTTTGCATTTACTCAAGATATTGAAAAGGAAAAAACGAAAATTTCTCCGGAGGACAAGTTTGTAAAAACAATATATTATGAGGACAGTATTTTATATTATTATAATTCAGCAGAAGAATTTAATGCATATTTTGAACTGGAGGCTATCAAGGACACCGTGAAACTTAACAAATATACGGAACCAGATAGTGTACAAATGGAAAAGCTGGTTCTGGTCAAAGAAGCTATATCGCAGATTGACTCAGCCCAGATTCAAAGTCCGTCGCCGATTTTTTCTTTGGATGAATCTAAAATCAGATCCACACCTGAGATCAAGTTTCTGGCAAAAATTAATTTAAGAAATCCACAGATAATAGATATCGTTTATCAGGAAACAAAACCTATATATTTTACAATTATACTGGATAGTATGGCAGTAAGGATGCAGGGCAATCGAACCAATAGGACGGATACTTTTCATTTGAAAACCAAGGTGGACGAGTCATTGTCACGTCTGGAGCTGATATTGGATTCTCTTCAAACTCGCCAACAGTATATTTTGAATTTCAGCTATAAAGATAAACCGGTACTTCAAAAAATATTTGTAGCTGAAAATACGATGGAAACATTTCGGTTTACACATCTGGATCCGCTTGTCTACGAAGTAAAATTAATTGTGGACCGGAACCAAAATGGAAAATGGGACCCCATAGATTTTAAGCAAAAACAACAAGCTGAACGGATCTTCGGTTGGAAACTTAAAGAGCTGAGAGCAGACTGGGATCAAAAGATGATTTTAAATGTAGGAGAATGA
- a CDS encoding T9SS type A sorting domain-containing protein yields the protein MAGFNEPNECTIHAKGKFDSECNPTTIKVTASMLPTTCNAQNYKFEYTIDGFNYYTSCPFTPNNYCDISLLIFPNRSSITVKITAYGNGTQVIGYLFKTFTTICPETPMSLPGYLKKVDKNEGIKSQSSSYLSRLAQDNANPEEIYCSLFDLNGKLIISGNIDLLNELEQLNNTSLNIPPGVYFLQIKEDDKLLYNTKIIVK from the coding sequence ATGGCAGGTTTTAATGAACCTAATGAATGCACAATTCATGCCAAAGGAAAATTTGACTCAGAGTGTAATCCAACAACGATAAAAGTGACTGCCTCAATGCTACCAACAACATGTAATGCTCAGAACTATAAATTTGAATATACCATAGATGGATTCAATTATTATACTAGTTGTCCCTTTACACCAAATAATTATTGTGATATTTCTCTTTTAATTTTTCCTAACAGGTCAAGTATAACAGTGAAAATTACAGCCTATGGAAATGGTACACAAGTAATTGGTTATTTATTTAAAACCTTTACAACAATATGCCCGGAAACACCAATGTCATTACCCGGATATTTAAAAAAGGTAGATAAAAATGAAGGTATTAAAAGTCAAAGTTCTAGCTACCTTTCTAGGTTGGCACAAGACAATGCAAATCCTGAGGAAATTTATTGTAGTCTATTTGACCTAAATGGTAAGCTGATAATTTCTGGCAATATAGATTTATTAAATGAGCTTGAGCAATTAAACAATACTTCTCTTAACATTCCTCCAGGAGTCTATTTTTTACAAATAAAAGAAGATGATAAATTGTTGTATAATACTAAAATAATAGTAAAATGA
- a CDS encoding RNA polymerase sigma factor, with translation MPAVDDEQILDWALDSVTREKGFRALIQKYQQKLYWHIRRMVLNHDDADDVLQNTFIKVYRSLENFERKSSLFTWMYRIATNETLTYLEKNKKYTYDALDDMTEHPAISKLKADPYFEGDELSLKLEEVMQQLPEKQRVVFQMRYYDEMPYKEIAEILQTSEGALKASYHHAMKKIEEHFKSNDKIK, from the coding sequence ATGCCAGCTGTTGATGATGAGCAAATCTTAGATTGGGCCCTGGACAGTGTCACGCGGGAGAAAGGATTTCGCGCACTGATACAGAAATATCAACAAAAACTTTATTGGCATATCAGAAGAATGGTGCTCAATCATGATGATGCTGACGATGTCTTGCAAAATACTTTTATTAAGGTGTACAGAAGTTTAGAAAATTTTGAGAGAAAAAGCAGTTTGTTTACGTGGATGTATCGTATAGCCACCAATGAAACATTGACATATCTTGAAAAGAACAAAAAGTACACTTATGATGCTTTGGACGATATGACAGAGCATCCCGCTATCAGCAAACTCAAGGCAGACCCTTATTTTGAGGGTGATGAGCTGAGTTTAAAATTAGAGGAAGTTATGCAGCAATTACCGGAAAAACAACGTGTTGTGTTTCAAATGAGGTATTATGATGAAATGCCTTATAAAGAAATTGCAGAGATACTTCAGACTTCTGAAGGCGCGCTTAAAGCTTCATATCACCATGCCATGAAAAAAATTGAAGAGCATTTTAAATCCAATGATAAAATTAAATAA
- a CDS encoding rhodanese-related sulfurtransferase, which translates to MKKLYNIVDRKILLRKMRESPEERITLSFYKYVHLFNPAFFRDHLYTMFDDLHVLGRIYVAHEGINAQISVPVEMMKLFRNALQDVDFFKGMRLNYAIEDNGKSFFKLAIKVRSKIVADGLDDKSFDVTNSGIHLDAQSFNELASIPQAVIVDMRNHYESEVGRFENAICPDASTFREALPEVVDTLKDKKSHPVIMYCTGGIRCEKASAYLKHCGFEHVYQLNGGIIEYARQVKELNLENKFKGVNFVFDERLGEAISSEIISKCHQCGQPAAQHVNCANDKCHLLFIQCDSCATGMKNCCSEKCADFITKSPEEQERIKGSTLFNGSKFSKGRYRLDSNAEFSSLSRLTNQHSTCF; encoded by the coding sequence ATGAAAAAGCTGTATAATATTGTCGACAGAAAAATACTCTTGCGAAAGATGCGGGAGAGCCCGGAAGAACGCATTACGCTTTCTTTTTACAAATATGTCCATCTTTTTAACCCAGCCTTTTTTCGCGATCACTTATACACAATGTTCGATGATCTGCATGTATTAGGAAGAATCTATGTGGCTCACGAAGGTATAAATGCCCAGATTTCTGTTCCGGTTGAAATGATGAAACTCTTTAGAAATGCTTTACAAGATGTCGACTTTTTCAAAGGCATGAGGCTCAATTATGCAATAGAAGATAACGGTAAAAGTTTTTTTAAACTGGCCATCAAAGTGCGTAGTAAAATAGTAGCAGACGGCCTTGACGACAAAAGCTTCGACGTCACAAATTCTGGAATTCATCTGGATGCTCAAAGTTTTAACGAACTTGCTTCAATCCCTCAGGCGGTCATTGTAGATATGAGAAATCATTACGAAAGCGAAGTGGGCAGATTTGAAAACGCGATATGTCCTGACGCCTCTACTTTCAGGGAAGCTCTGCCGGAAGTGGTGGACACATTGAAAGATAAAAAGAGCCATCCGGTGATCATGTATTGTACCGGAGGGATAAGGTGTGAAAAAGCTTCAGCTTATCTCAAACACTGTGGGTTTGAACATGTTTACCAGCTCAATGGCGGCATCATAGAGTATGCTCGACAAGTCAAAGAGCTGAACCTAGAAAATAAATTTAAAGGAGTAAATTTCGTATTTGACGAACGCTTGGGTGAAGCTATTTCTTCAGAAATCATCAGCAAGTGCCACCAGTGTGGCCAACCTGCAGCTCAGCATGTCAATTGTGCCAATGACAAATGCCACTTGCTGTTCATACAGTGTGATTCCTGTGCGACCGGAATGAAGAATTGTTGTTCCGAAAAATGTGCCGATTTCATTACAAAATCTCCGGAAGAGCAAGAAAGAATTAAAGGAAGCACACTGTTTAATGGTAGTAAGTTTTCCAAGGGGAGATATCGTCTCGACTCTAACGCCGAATTTTCTTCGCTGAGCCGACTTACCAATCAGCACAGTACCTGTTTCTAA
- a CDS encoding PDZ domain-containing protein, giving the protein MKLCIAGTFSALRILCFMMLVSVHTLTYASDYFEIPFRYVNSYMLVDVLVDQKIKMSLLFDTGSEHNIIFDKQNFYFSSSPFIREITVFGADLNVEIPALVSRPFSLKVGTFPEIFQSLLVLKEHSSNFDQMIGESVHGILSASLFKNYLIQIDYRRKNISLRSTISEKKLKNFSSIPLEIYKNKPYLACKVRMSGGQQNNLRLLMDTGAGIEALLYNRSSQQICLPAKLLPAPIGSGLGGVISGALGRSESLCLQDSICLQDVPIYIQELLSDHALKELDFKQGLLGNKLWENYISILDYSNNTLWLKKNSGRKWKSRGDHSGISLVTTGSDRSLNIFIQYVIPGSPGSESGLLPGDKLITINGWSVKLLGSLQTVNKFLRRDADKVLRIKVKRHDKTLIKKLTLRNYLE; this is encoded by the coding sequence ATGAAATTATGCATCGCCGGTACATTTTCTGCTTTAAGAATCTTATGTTTTATGATGCTGGTTTCAGTTCACACGCTGACTTATGCAAGTGATTATTTTGAAATACCATTTCGCTATGTGAATTCTTACATGCTTGTAGATGTCCTGGTGGACCAGAAAATCAAGATGAGTCTTTTGTTTGACACCGGCTCAGAACATAATATTATTTTCGACAAGCAGAATTTTTATTTTTCATCATCCCCATTTATTAGAGAAATTACTGTCTTTGGTGCTGATTTGAATGTGGAAATTCCAGCTCTGGTCAGTAGGCCTTTTTCATTGAAGGTTGGTACGTTTCCTGAAATTTTTCAATCCCTACTTGTCCTCAAAGAGCATAGCAGCAATTTTGACCAAATGATCGGAGAATCTGTGCACGGCATCTTAAGCGCTTCGCTTTTCAAAAATTATCTGATTCAGATAGACTACCGCAGAAAAAACATTAGTCTAAGGTCCACTATTTCTGAAAAGAAATTAAAAAACTTCAGTTCTATACCTCTTGAAATTTATAAAAACAAACCTTACCTCGCCTGCAAGGTGCGTATGTCAGGTGGACAACAGAACAATCTCAGGTTGCTCATGGATACAGGTGCAGGGATAGAAGCATTATTGTACAATCGCTCTTCACAACAGATCTGTTTACCTGCAAAGCTATTGCCAGCACCAATAGGAAGCGGACTGGGTGGAGTCATCAGTGGTGCCCTTGGCAGATCCGAAAGTTTATGCCTGCAGGACAGTATCTGCTTGCAAGATGTTCCAATCTATATTCAGGAACTGCTCTCTGATCATGCATTGAAGGAGTTGGACTTCAAACAAGGATTGCTTGGCAATAAACTCTGGGAAAACTACATTTCTATTTTAGACTATTCCAATAATACATTGTGGCTCAAAAAAAATTCCGGACGCAAGTGGAAATCCCGCGGGGACCATAGCGGAATATCGTTAGTGACAACGGGTAGTGATCGCAGCTTGAATATTTTTATTCAGTATGTTATTCCCGGAAGCCCTGGGTCCGAATCTGGCTTGCTACCTGGAGACAAACTGATTACTATAAATGGTTGGTCTGTGAAATTATTGGGAAGTCTCCAGACTGTGAATAAATTCTTGCGCCGTGATGCTGACAAAGTTCTCCGTATAAAAGTCAAACGCCATGACAAAACGTTGATAAAAAAATTGACCTTAAGAAATTATCTGGAATAA
- a CDS encoding DinB family protein — MQRNKYIAARLQEVLIDGYWIANTNYKSQIQNLSYDHAYYKIGTLHSIAELIFHINYYLEGLLRAFETGSLDISDKFSFDLSPETSAASWQNLIGQFHSNSRKFVQYIEQMDDQLLDLDFIDPKYGTYLRNIEGVIEHAYYHLGQISLIRKLLNV, encoded by the coding sequence ATGCAAAGAAATAAATATATTGCTGCCAGACTCCAAGAAGTCTTGATAGATGGGTATTGGATTGCAAATACTAACTATAAATCGCAAATACAAAATCTTTCCTATGATCATGCTTACTATAAAATTGGAACCCTTCATTCTATAGCCGAACTTATATTTCATATAAACTATTATCTGGAAGGTTTATTGCGAGCATTTGAAACCGGTAGCTTAGATATCAGCGACAAATTCAGCTTTGATTTGTCACCGGAAACATCCGCCGCTTCATGGCAAAATTTAATTGGACAATTTCATTCTAACTCAAGAAAATTCGTGCAGTACATAGAACAAATGGATGACCAACTGTTGGACCTGGATTTTATTGATCCCAAATATGGGACATACTTGCGCAATATTGAAGGAGTAATAGAACATGCCTATTATCACTTAGGTCAAATCAGTTTGATCCGCAAGCTTCTTAATGTCTGA
- a CDS encoding 1-acyl-sn-glycerol-3-phosphate acyltransferase encodes MSAWFSAWILKLLGWKVLGIERISSLPQYVVIVAPHTSNWDFPLGILVRTAFHLQKIRFLGKASLFRFPFGWIFRALGGFPVQRDKSHNLVESYVKVFQTNSDFAIVIAPEGTRKKVDHFKTGFYFIAKGAEIPIVLCKFDYHERVVDFMEVFVPGTEESADLAYIESRFRGARGKNREYNF; translated from the coding sequence ATGTCGGCATGGTTTTCTGCATGGATCTTGAAACTATTGGGCTGGAAAGTGCTAGGTATAGAAAGAATCAGTTCTTTGCCCCAATATGTGGTTATCGTTGCTCCACATACCTCCAACTGGGATTTTCCCCTTGGGATTCTTGTGAGGACGGCGTTCCATTTGCAGAAAATACGTTTTTTGGGTAAGGCGAGCTTATTTCGATTCCCTTTTGGTTGGATATTTCGAGCTTTGGGAGGTTTCCCTGTTCAAAGGGACAAAAGCCATAATTTGGTAGAGAGCTACGTCAAAGTATTTCAGACCAATTCTGATTTTGCCATTGTTATAGCACCTGAAGGTACCCGAAAGAAGGTAGACCATTTTAAAACCGGATTTTACTTCATCGCTAAAGGAGCTGAAATTCCGATAGTCCTGTGCAAGTTCGACTATCACGAACGTGTTGTTGACTTTATGGAGGTATTCGTCCCCGGGACGGAAGAATCTGCGGATCTAGCTTACATAGAATCCCGGTTTAGAGGAGCGAGAGGAAAAAACAGAGAGTATAATTTTTAG
- a CDS encoding S8 family peptidase, with the protein MFRFLLLSLLFVFDLHSLPGQSASISPRALAYLDSHDKVPILIYLKKQANLSAVKPEWTKLQKGTFVYQALQECSSSSQSRIIDFLELNQVAYKSFFIVNCVQAYLHADQLNHLSQMSEVAALLFDESVQLTPVMDKTLLQIHARAPEITWGIKSIHADEVWDLGYEGQGVTVAGEDTGIKWDIPAIKDKYRGWNDTSSSVDHNYNWHDAIHTISPLSGDSINPCGLNLLAPCDDHGHGTHTIGTITGHSSEHAIGVAPKSKWIGCRNMERGNGAPSTYIECFEFFLAPTDLEQRKPRIDLAPAVINNSWYCSEEEGCDPSNWNIMERVVSTLKAAGIVVVASAGNNGNTCGTIANPISMFESAFSVGSYASNDTISGFSSCGPVVVDSSLRIKPNIVAPGSEVISQLPDLSYQAWSGTSMAGPHVAGVVALMISANPSLLGQVEKIESILEQTAEPTPSLITCAGSAPEDIPNIMYGYGKINALRAVLKAKSLVGNEDKTFKSWQVVPNPGKELISLNMPVAEDVLLIYNLLGQLVLCTPISAQDRILPDFTGLNSGLYHLILQKSGYQTSWVKQ; encoded by the coding sequence ATGTTTAGATTTTTATTGCTCTCCTTGTTATTTGTGTTTGATCTGCATTCACTTCCGGGCCAGTCTGCCAGCATTTCTCCCCGAGCGTTGGCTTACTTGGACAGTCACGATAAAGTACCTATCCTTATATATCTTAAAAAACAGGCTAATTTATCTGCTGTCAAACCAGAATGGACTAAGCTTCAGAAAGGTACTTTTGTTTATCAGGCGCTTCAAGAATGTTCCTCCTCATCGCAATCCAGAATTATTGATTTTCTGGAGCTCAATCAGGTCGCATATAAGTCATTTTTCATAGTCAATTGTGTACAAGCTTATTTGCATGCTGATCAGTTGAACCATTTGAGTCAAATGTCTGAGGTAGCTGCTCTATTATTTGACGAATCCGTCCAACTGACTCCTGTCATGGACAAAACTTTGCTTCAAATCCATGCTCGTGCTCCTGAAATTACCTGGGGTATCAAATCCATTCATGCTGATGAAGTTTGGGATTTGGGTTATGAAGGGCAAGGAGTCACTGTTGCAGGAGAAGACACTGGTATAAAATGGGACATTCCAGCAATTAAAGACAAATACAGGGGTTGGAACGACACATCTTCGTCTGTCGATCACAACTACAATTGGCATGATGCCATACATACGATCAGTCCACTTTCCGGAGACAGTATTAATCCTTGTGGATTAAATCTGCTTGCGCCTTGTGATGATCACGGACATGGAACTCACACCATAGGAACCATAACCGGTCATAGTTCTGAACACGCTATCGGCGTCGCCCCAAAAAGCAAATGGATTGGATGTCGAAATATGGAGCGGGGCAATGGGGCCCCTTCTACCTATATTGAATGTTTTGAATTTTTTCTCGCCCCCACAGATTTGGAACAAAGAAAACCACGTATAGACCTGGCTCCTGCCGTGATCAACAATAGTTGGTATTGCTCCGAAGAAGAGGGTTGCGATCCCTCAAACTGGAATATCATGGAGAGAGTCGTATCTACCCTCAAGGCTGCTGGAATTGTCGTGGTAGCATCAGCAGGAAATAATGGAAACACTTGCGGTACGATTGCGAATCCGATCTCAATGTTTGAATCAGCATTTTCTGTAGGTAGCTATGCATCCAATGACACGATCAGTGGATTTAGCTCCTGTGGCCCGGTAGTCGTGGACAGTAGCTTGAGAATAAAACCCAATATTGTTGCTCCCGGATCTGAGGTGATTTCCCAGTTGCCGGATCTCTCGTACCAAGCATGGAGCGGTACTTCCATGGCGGGACCTCACGTCGCTGGTGTTGTGGCATTGATGATTTCGGCAAACCCTTCTTTGCTCGGACAGGTAGAAAAAATTGAGAGCATTCTGGAACAAACGGCAGAGCCAACCCCATCATTGATCACCTGTGCTGGCAGTGCCCCTGAAGACATCCCCAATATCATGTATGGATATGGCAAGATAAATGCTCTAAGAGCGGTATTAAAAGCCAAATCTCTGGTGGGAAATGAAGACAAAACTTTCAAGAGCTGGCAAGTAGTTCCCAATCCCGGAAAAGAATTGATTTCACTCAACATGCCTGTAGCCGAGGATGTTTTGTTGATTTATAATCTTTTGGGGCAATTGGTATTGTGCACTCCAATATCAGCTCAGGACAGGATTTTACCAGACTTTACTGGGCTAAACAGTGGCTTGTACCACCTTATCTTACAGAAAAGCGGATACCAGACTTCCTGGGTTAAGCAATGA